A region of the Nocardia asteroides genome:
GGCGTCGGGAGCGCTCGACGAGCAGGCCCTCTCCGCCCTTCAGGCCGAGGTCGACGCCGAGTTGGACGACGCGATCGCCGAGGCCGAGGAGGGGCCGCTGGAGGAGGTTGCCGACCTGACCCGGCACGTGTACGCGGAGCGACCATGATCACCTATCGCGAGGCGGTGCGCGAAGCGCTGCGAGAAGCGCTGGATCGCGATGATCGCACCTTCCTGATGGGGGAGGACGTCGGCGCCTACGGCGGCTGCTTCGGGGTCAGTCGCGGCTTGCTCGAGGAGTATGGACCGAACCGGATCCGCGACACTCCCTTGAGCGAATCCGCGTTCGTCGGCGCGGGCATCGGCGCGGCGTTGGGTGGTATGCGGCCGATCGTCGAGATCATGACCGGCAATTTCAGCTTGCTCGCGCTGGACCAGATCCTCAACAACGCCGCGACGTTGCGGCACATGTCGGGTGGTCAGCTCGGCGTGCCCTTGGTGATCCGGATGGCGACGGGCGCTGGCCGTCAATTGGCTGCCCAGCATTCGCACAGCCTGGAAGCCTTTTACGCGCACATCCCGGGACTTCGCGTGGTTTCACCGGCCACCGTGCCGGACGCTCGCGGGATGCTGTGGACCGCGCTGCAGGATCCGGACCCGGTCGTGATCTTCGAACCGATCGCGTTGTACAACAGCGAGGGCGAGTTGCCTCTGGACGCGGAGCCGGTGGACATCGACCATGCGGCGCTGCGGCGGGCGGGGACCGATGTCACTGTCGTCGCGTTCGGCGGGACTCTGTCGATCGCCGAGTCAGCCGCCGAACTGCTCGCCGGCGAAGGAGTTTCCGCGGAAGTGATTGATCTGCGCAGTTTGCGGCCACTGGATCAAACCACGGTGCTCGACTCGGTGGCGCGCACACATCGCCTGGTGATCGTCGACGAGTGCTGGCGCAGTGTCGGTATTGCGGCGGAAATAGCCGCCCGCGCAGCCGAATACGCTTATTTCGACCTCGACGCCCCGATCGCGCGGGTCTGTACCGCAGAGGTGCCGATTCCGTATGCGCGGCAGCTGGAGGAGGCGGCGCTGCCGCGGGTGGAGGCTGTCGTCGACGCGGCGCGGACGGCGGTGAGCTGAGTGACCGAGTTCCAGATGCCCTCGCTGGGCGCCGACATGGTCGAGGGCACACTGCTGCACTGGCTCGTACATCCAGGAGATGTGGTGCACAAGGGAGACGTGGTTGCGGAGGTGGACACCACCAAGGCCGCGATCGAGATCGAATGCTTCGATGACGGCGTCGTCGGGACGATCCTGGTACCGGAAGGAAAGACGGTGCCGGTGGGCACCCCGCTGGCCACGATAGAACCCGCAATGCGCCAGCCCGGCGAGGCCGGCGGGGCCCGAACCGCTGTACCGGCCGCGAACACACAGCCGGGGACCGAACCGGTGCAACCGGCCCACGGTGAGCAGGCACCCGGTCCGGATGGCGCACAGGAAGACGGTTCTCGTGCCACACCGCTGATCCGGCGACTGGCACAGGAGGCGGGCATCGATCTGGCGACACTGCACGGGTCGGGGCCCGGTGGGCGGATCGTGCGCGCGGATGTGGAGGCTGTCATCTCCGCCGGTGAGCGCGCGACGCCGCAACATGTTGCCGCCGGTCTCGACGAGCAGATGCCGCTCCAGGAGCGAACGAAGCCTCAGGAGGGATTCGACGCACCCGAAGGTCCGTCGCTACGAACCGAGGTGGCGCGAGCGTCCGGCTACGCGCGTCGGCTGGTCTCCGGATCAGGAGTCGATCTGGCGAACGTCTCGGGCACCGGCCCGGCCGGTGCAGTGCGCGCTCGCGATGTACGAACCGCCGGAGTCGGCCCCGGAACTGCCTCTCCCGCAGCGGAATCCGCGCCCGCACCGCCCGCTGGACAGACACGTGAGCGCACTGCCGAAGCAGCGCAACATGATCCCGTCGCGATACGCAAGGTGATCGCGGCGGCCATGACCAGGTCGAAGCGGACGGTACCGCACTACTACCTGTCCAGCACCATCGATATGGACGCCGCACTGCGCTGGCTGGAGGACACGAACCGGCGCGCACCCGTCACCGCGCGCATGCTGTCCTCCGCTCTGCTGCTGTGTGCTACGGCGCGGGCGGCGCGCGCGGTGCCGGATCTCAACGGACACTGGCTCGATGACGAGTTCCGTCCGGCATCCGACGTGCATCTCGGCGTTGTGGTGTCGCTGCGGGGCGGCGGAATCATGGTGCCCACCATCCCGGACGCCGGCGCACTCGCTCCACCGGCCATGATGGACGCACTGCGTGGCGTGGTCGCCCGTGCTCGCACCGCCCGGCTGCGTTCCGCGGACGCCGTTCCCGCGACTATTACGGTGACGAACCTCGGTGAGTTAGGGGTGGATTCGGTCTTCGGCGTAATCGCCGCGCCGCAGGTCGCGATAGTCGGCTTCGGCGCTGTCGCCCAACGTCCCTGCGCGGTGAACGGGCTGCTGGGCGTGCGTCCCCAGTTGACCGCCACGCTCTCGGCGGATCATCGGGCCAGCGACGGCGCGGTCGGAGCCCGCTTTCTCAACACTGTCGCCGACCTGCTCCAACAGCCAGAGGAGTTGTGAAGCATGATGCCCGGAACCATGTCCCGCGAGAAGGCCGAAGGCATAGTGCGCGACGCACTGCGCGGATTCGCCGGCGAGGCCGACATCTCCGCCCTCGGCCAGGACGAACCTTTGCGCAGCGCATTGGAACTCGACTCGATCGACTTCCTCAGCTTCGTGGAACGGCTCTCCACCGCAGGCGGCCGGATCGAGGAGAGCGACTACCCACGGCTTTCGACGATCCGCTCTTGCGTCGACTTCCTCACCAGTCCCCGCTGAACCCCACCCCGATGGCTCTGCGTACGGAGGGGCGTTGAGCTCAGCGGTCTGGGACGATTCTGGCGTCGTCGACCACCTCCACGTGGCGCACACCGTCAACAGTGCGGACCAGAGCGGCGATGACCCGTTGTTCGCTGGGATCGGCGAACATGCCGCGAACGGTGACCACTCCGTCGGATATCTCGATCGACCACTGCCGACGGCTGCCTGCGTAGTCGTCCAGCAATGCTCGGATTCTCGCGTCGATGGTTGCGTCATCGCTGATCAAGGCGCGCAGCAGGTCGCGACGAGATACGATTCCGACAAGTAGTCCGGCCTCCACGACGGGCATTGATCGAAGGTGCCCGGTGAGCATGCGGGAGGCGATCGTCGCGGTGTCGGTACCGGGTGTGACGACCTCGACCGGTGCCGACATCACCTGTTCGACCGTGGCGGCTCCTATGCCGGGATCCGCTGCCAGTGCGTCTGATTCGGCCAGCATTCCGACCACTCGCCCCTGCTCGTCGACGACCGGCAGCGCGGCGAAGCCGTGCGCGGTCAGCAGTGCGGTCGCCTGACTCAACGGTGTTTCCGGCCGCGCCGTCACGACAGGTCGGCTGAGGACATCCCGTGCGTACATCGGTATCACCTCCGGAACGTGGCCGTGGACGTTGTTGTCGTGCCGGGTCGAGAACAGGCCGCGACGCGGCTCGCGGGCGCCCCGCTCGACGTTCGATGAGCGACAGGCGACTGGTCCGACGACATACGTTCAGCTTGATCGTCCTCCAGCGCTTACGTGAGAGGCGTCCTGCCCTCTCACTCCGGGACCAACGTCCTCGGGGCGTGGCGATGCCCAGGGTCCTGTGCATGTTCCGAACGGCCACCGGATGGTGACTTTCGTTTCTGTGGCAGCACGAAAGCGCAGCAGAAGATCGAGGTATAGGACGAGGCGATTCGACAGGCCGGGAGAGGCAGTTGTGACAATCACCAGATATGCGAGGTCAGGGCTCGGCGCTTCGCCGGTGTTGCCGGCATTGCGGCTGCCCGTCGGGGTGTCGCGGACGATGGGGGAGAGGTTGAGGCGGTTTCTCAAAATGCGTATCCGCGGCAACACACCGACACGCTCGACCCTTATCCGGTGATCGACGTGGGAGCAGGCAAGGTCGTGCCGTCACGCCGCGACCTCGGGCGTCGCTGGTTTGTCGCGGTTACCAGCGGCGAGGCCCTCGGCTTCGTATTGCTCGCCTGTGTCGGTGCGCTCATCGCCGACTCGTCGCCCGGCGTGATCGCTGCCGCGCTATTGATCGCGGGTGCGGTCGAAGGCAGTGTGCTGGGCTGGTTCCAAGCCCGCGTCCTGCGCAGCCGACTGCGGGGCTTTGCGGCCCGCGACTGGGTCGCGGCCACGGTCGTCGGCGCTGTCGTCGCATGGACCGTCGGACTGTTACCCCTCCTCTACGGTGACCGAATCGGTGACTGGCCGATCGGTATACAAATGCCGACGGTTTCGGCAGGTGCGATCGTGATGGTGTTCGCTCTCGGTGTCGCACAGTGGTATGTCTTGCGGCAATGGTCAGACCGAGCGGTTCTGTGGATCTGGGCCAACGCCGTGGGCTGGATCACCGGGCTGAGCGCTTTCCTGGTGGTCACCGGCCCGCTGTGGCGGCCTGGGCAACCGGCGGTGGTCACTGCGGTGATCGGGGCTCTCGCCGGTCTGGTGATGGCCGCGGTGATGGCAGCGACCACGGGAGCGTTCCTGGTGCGCATCCTGGAGCCGGGACATCTGAGGGCTTCCTCTCGAACAGGTGAGAACACTCGTCGCGG
Encoded here:
- a CDS encoding alpha-ketoacid dehydrogenase subunit beta, producing MITYREAVREALREALDRDDRTFLMGEDVGAYGGCFGVSRGLLEEYGPNRIRDTPLSESAFVGAGIGAALGGMRPIVEIMTGNFSLLALDQILNNAATLRHMSGGQLGVPLVIRMATGAGRQLAAQHSHSLEAFYAHIPGLRVVSPATVPDARGMLWTALQDPDPVVIFEPIALYNSEGELPLDAEPVDIDHAALRRAGTDVTVVAFGGTLSIAESAAELLAGEGVSAEVIDLRSLRPLDQTTVLDSVARTHRLVIVDECWRSVGIAAEIAARAAEYAYFDLDAPIARVCTAEVPIPYARQLEEAALPRVEAVVDAARTAVS
- a CDS encoding acyl carrier protein; protein product: MMPGTMSREKAEGIVRDALRGFAGEADISALGQDEPLRSALELDSIDFLSFVERLSTAGGRIEESDYPRLSTIRSCVDFLTSPR
- a CDS encoding 2-oxo acid dehydrogenase subunit E2; protein product: MTEFQMPSLGADMVEGTLLHWLVHPGDVVHKGDVVAEVDTTKAAIEIECFDDGVVGTILVPEGKTVPVGTPLATIEPAMRQPGEAGGARTAVPAANTQPGTEPVQPAHGEQAPGPDGAQEDGSRATPLIRRLAQEAGIDLATLHGSGPGGRIVRADVEAVISAGERATPQHVAAGLDEQMPLQERTKPQEGFDAPEGPSLRTEVARASGYARRLVSGSGVDLANVSGTGPAGAVRARDVRTAGVGPGTASPAAESAPAPPAGQTRERTAEAAQHDPVAIRKVIAAAMTRSKRTVPHYYLSSTIDMDAALRWLEDTNRRAPVTARMLSSALLLCATARAARAVPDLNGHWLDDEFRPASDVHLGVVVSLRGGGIMVPTIPDAGALAPPAMMDALRGVVARARTARLRSADAVPATITVTNLGELGVDSVFGVIAAPQVAIVGFGAVAQRPCAVNGLLGVRPQLTATLSADHRASDGAVGARFLNTVADLLQQPEEL
- a CDS encoding CBS domain-containing protein → MYARDVLSRPVVTARPETPLSQATALLTAHGFAALPVVDEQGRVVGMLAESDALAADPGIGAATVEQVMSAPVEVVTPGTDTATIASRMLTGHLRSMPVVEAGLLVGIVSRRDLLRALISDDATIDARIRALLDDYAGSRRQWSIEISDGVVTVRGMFADPSEQRVIAALVRTVDGVRHVEVVDDARIVPDR